In Cytophagia bacterium CHB2, the following are encoded in one genomic region:
- a CDS encoding VWA domain-containing protein: MVAATKYLSWGALILAACLACSCHYPSPSDPTPPEPPATNIIREENSLQFRDLNTYPIKPSQVQFTFSLHEREGQTLFRPAAEIAAATRILENGVPLDSTETSFFVHTTVRQHLELVLVLDFTRSMALWRENNVSGIELTVQHIKTLIYTLGPANRIALVEFHDRNETPGVISDFTSDKSALVQALDRFLQSGIEYGASRCWDALHAGVSLFPNPPQAAHEKVVLLISDGYDTSSEHKPEEIIALAAKRKVRIHAIGTGALAEHTIFETLVRATGGEYFGAADFAAFTQQWALAARNLRQQYKLSYLTLKKTGKHAVRVQIDWAGESNFFEQTLDLGAIYDDDRVGRIGYEESGVINQRAEIRFNADHLPRNIDKFRFRLDTNLPARWEIIKAQDGGLCEGWRLEGPDAQGYIVLAAPAGASLPFGDSGGLCKVIFENLKESGLILGCRFDNSLYANGKRFDYPDTVYAGLPIVDPQPSDGATPSLDSLSSLSWSVQNPRKLPLTFSVLFDTLDATKEITRGLTAMNQVLPNDMTANKTYYWRVIAHSGERSFIGPKWHFRTN; this comes from the coding sequence ATGGTCGCTGCAACAAAATATTTGAGCTGGGGCGCCCTCATTCTTGCCGCGTGCCTGGCATGTTCTTGTCATTACCCTTCGCCCTCGGATCCAACGCCGCCGGAGCCGCCCGCAACCAACATCATTCGCGAAGAAAACAGCCTGCAGTTTCGCGATCTCAACACCTATCCGATCAAACCCAGCCAGGTGCAATTCACGTTTTCGTTGCACGAACGCGAGGGCCAAACATTGTTTCGTCCGGCGGCAGAGATTGCGGCGGCCACGCGCATTCTGGAAAACGGCGTTCCCCTCGACTCCACGGAAACCAGCTTCTTTGTTCACACGACGGTACGCCAACACCTGGAGCTGGTTCTGGTGTTGGATTTCACCCGCAGCATGGCGTTGTGGCGTGAAAACAATGTTTCCGGCATCGAGTTGACCGTGCAACACATCAAGACACTTATTTACACCCTGGGTCCGGCGAATCGCATCGCGCTGGTGGAGTTTCACGATCGCAATGAAACACCCGGCGTGATCAGTGATTTCACCAGCGACAAATCTGCTCTGGTCCAGGCGCTCGACCGGTTTCTGCAATCCGGCATCGAATACGGCGCTTCCCGCTGTTGGGACGCGTTGCACGCCGGCGTGAGCTTGTTTCCGAACCCGCCACAAGCGGCTCATGAGAAAGTCGTGTTGTTGATCAGCGACGGCTATGACACCAGCAGCGAGCATAAGCCCGAGGAGATTATCGCGCTCGCGGCGAAAAGAAAAGTCCGTATTCATGCTATCGGCACGGGCGCGCTGGCGGAACACACGATATTCGAAACCCTGGTGCGCGCCACCGGCGGGGAATATTTTGGCGCGGCCGATTTTGCGGCATTTACCCAGCAGTGGGCGCTCGCCGCGCGCAATTTGCGCCAGCAATACAAGCTCAGTTATCTAACACTGAAGAAAACCGGCAAACATGCCGTGCGTGTGCAAATCGATTGGGCGGGAGAGAGCAACTTTTTCGAGCAAACGCTGGATCTCGGCGCGATCTATGACGACGATCGCGTGGGCCGCATCGGCTATGAAGAATCCGGCGTGATCAATCAGCGCGCCGAGATTCGCTTCAACGCGGATCATCTGCCGCGTAACATTGACAAATTTAGGTTCCGCCTGGACACGAATTTGCCGGCGCGTTGGGAGATCATCAAAGCGCAAGACGGCGGGCTATGCGAAGGCTGGCGTCTTGAAGGACCGGACGCGCAGGGTTACATTGTGCTGGCGGCGCCGGCAGGCGCAAGTTTGCCCTTCGGCGATTCCGGCGGGCTGTGCAAAGTTATATTTGAGAATTTGAAAGAATCCGGTTTGATTCTGGGTTGCCGCTTTGACAACAGTCTTTATGCAAACGGCAAGCGCTTCGACTATCCCGACACGGTTTATGCTGGCCTGCCTATCGTCGATCCCCAACCTTCCGACGGCGCGACGCCCTCGCTCGATTCACTATCATCGCTGAGTTGGAGCGTACAAAATCCCCGCAAACTGCCGCTAACCTTTTCCGTCTTGTTCGATACGCTTGACGCGACAAAAGAAATTACGCGCGGACTAACAGCAATGAATCAAGTATTGCCAAATGATATGACGGCGAACAAAACGTATTACTGGCGTGTCATTGCCCATTCCGGAGAACGCAGTTTTATTGGGCCCAAATGGCATTTTCGCACGAATTAA
- a CDS encoding radical SAM protein, giving the protein MLWRTKGNQSWRIPMRVKNPLRTIARVLIHKAPIQAQLIVTRRCNLSCGYCTEYDNFSPPIPFDVLKARIDALHRLKVINITMLGGEPLLHPQIAEIVAYADRDAQVSITTNGFLLSDKIIASLNEAGLSNMQVSIDALMPDKTGYIQKTMKSIMPKLERLRRLAKFDVYVNLVLCENSRAHFKETVTELKRLGFFASVNPIHNEKGIIEINGPDYIELWDHHYQQGNPNSFIEYEYGKRLLEGEQPSWKCRAGARSLYVDEHGNTQFCHSQIGRLNKPIVEYTRADIEEHYNSYKGCEVGCSILCVYRDSYLDNEPLGMAKAAYQLLRRGGISRGNGKSNSHSNGNGSPHLPEPATRSLPVIPLTTVDK; this is encoded by the coding sequence ATGTTATGGAGAACAAAAGGCAACCAGTCATGGAGGATACCAATGCGCGTCAAAAATCCATTGCGCACGATTGCGCGCGTGTTGATTCACAAAGCGCCAATCCAGGCGCAATTGATCGTTACCCGACGCTGCAATTTGAGCTGCGGTTATTGCACGGAATATGACAATTTCTCTCCGCCCATTCCCTTCGATGTTTTGAAGGCGCGCATTGACGCGCTGCATCGCCTGAAAGTCATCAACATTACCATGCTGGGAGGCGAGCCGCTGTTGCACCCGCAGATTGCTGAAATCGTAGCCTATGCCGATCGCGATGCTCAAGTCTCCATCACGACCAATGGATTCCTGTTGTCGGACAAAATCATTGCAAGTCTGAACGAGGCCGGCCTCAGCAATATGCAAGTCAGCATCGATGCCCTCATGCCCGACAAAACCGGCTACATTCAGAAAACCATGAAGTCGATTATGCCCAAGCTCGAGCGCTTGCGGCGGCTGGCAAAATTCGATGTGTATGTTAATCTCGTGTTGTGTGAGAATTCCAGGGCGCATTTCAAGGAAACCGTTACCGAGCTTAAACGCCTGGGCTTTTTTGCCAGCGTCAATCCAATTCACAATGAAAAAGGCATTATCGAGATCAACGGCCCGGACTATATCGAGCTGTGGGACCATCATTACCAACAAGGCAATCCTAATTCGTTTATCGAATACGAGTATGGCAAGCGTTTGCTGGAAGGCGAACAACCTTCATGGAAATGCCGCGCCGGCGCGCGCTCGCTTTATGTCGATGAACATGGCAATACGCAATTTTGCCATTCTCAGATCGGCAGGTTGAACAAACCAATCGTGGAATACACGCGCGCCGATATCGAGGAACATTATAACAGCTATAAAGGCTGCGAAGTCGGCTGCTCGATTCTTTGCGTCTATCGGGATTCATATTTGGATAATGAACCGCTGGGCATGGCAAAAGCCGCGTATCAACTGCTGCGCCGCGGCGGTATTTCGCGCGGAAACGGCAAGAGTAACAGTCATTCCAATGGCAATGGCTCGCCGCATTTACCGGAACCGGCGACACGTTCATTGCCGGTAATCCCGCTGACAACAGTGGACAAGTAG